A portion of the Pseudomonas sp. PSE14 genome contains these proteins:
- a CDS encoding heavy metal translocating P-type ATPase, with product MSAPLPCYHCALPVPAGSRFTAQVLGETREFCCPGCQAVAEAIVAGGLEGYYRHRTEAAPNPDVLPEQLSDELKLFDRPDVQQPFVRHEGELAETTLLLEGISCAACGWLIEKHLKGLPAIAEAGLNLSNHRLHVRWSDSQMPLSALLAELRKIGYAAHPYQPDRAAEQLHEENRRSLRQLGVAGMLWFQAMMATMATWPEFNIDLSPELHEILRWVAMFLTTPIVFYSCQPFFRGALRDLRTRHLTMDVSVSLAIGGAYLAGIWTSITGSGDLYFDAVGMFALFLLSGRYLERRARERTAAATAQLVNLLPASCLRLDKNGQSTRVLLSELNVGDRVLVQPGAVIPADGQILDGQSSVDESLLTGEYLPQPRQTGDSVTGGTLNVEGPLTVQISALGNDSRLSAIVRLLERAQSDKPRLAELADKAAQWFLIALLVLAAVVGLFWWQHDAPRAFWVVLAMLVATCPCALSLATPTALTAATGSLHKLGLLLTRGHVLEGLNHIDTVIFDKTGTLTEGRLTLRAVRPLGDLDSDTCLALAAALENRSEHPIARAFGRAPQPAENVESHPGLGLEGQVGERRLRIGEPSFVCALSHSAAPAHPQEPGQWLLLGDERSALAWLVLDDRIREDASALLDACRARGWRTLLLSGDSSPMVGRVAAELGIDDCRGGLRPDDKLEVLRQLHQEGRRVLMLGDGVNDVPVLAAADISVAMGSATDLAKTSADAVLLSNRLESLVQAFSLARRTRRVIIENLVWAGLYNGLMLPFAALGWITPVWAAVGMSISSLTVVLNALRLTRLPKAVDAPSATTARPAVLETSPALPRS from the coding sequence ATGAGCGCCCCGCTGCCCTGTTACCACTGCGCCCTGCCGGTTCCCGCCGGCAGCCGTTTCACGGCGCAGGTCCTTGGTGAAACCCGCGAATTCTGCTGCCCGGGCTGCCAGGCCGTGGCCGAAGCCATCGTCGCCGGCGGCCTGGAAGGCTACTACCGCCACCGTACCGAGGCGGCGCCCAATCCCGACGTACTGCCCGAGCAACTGAGCGACGAGCTGAAGCTGTTCGATCGTCCCGACGTGCAGCAGCCCTTCGTTCGACACGAAGGCGAGCTGGCGGAAACCACCCTGCTCCTTGAAGGCATCAGCTGTGCCGCCTGCGGCTGGCTGATCGAGAAACACCTCAAGGGCCTGCCCGCCATTGCCGAGGCCGGCCTCAACCTGTCCAACCATCGCCTTCACGTGCGCTGGTCCGACAGCCAGATGCCCCTGAGCGCCCTGCTCGCCGAGCTGCGCAAGATCGGCTACGCCGCCCACCCCTACCAGCCCGACCGCGCCGCCGAGCAACTGCACGAAGAAAACCGCCGCTCCCTGCGCCAGCTGGGCGTCGCCGGCATGCTGTGGTTCCAGGCGATGATGGCAACCATGGCCACCTGGCCGGAATTCAACATCGACCTGAGCCCCGAACTACACGAAATCCTGCGCTGGGTGGCGATGTTCCTCACCACACCGATTGTCTTCTACTCCTGCCAGCCGTTCTTCCGCGGCGCCCTGCGCGACCTGCGCACCCGCCACCTGACCATGGACGTCTCGGTCTCCCTGGCCATCGGCGGCGCTTACCTGGCCGGCATCTGGACCTCCATCACCGGCAGCGGAGACCTGTATTTCGACGCCGTCGGTATGTTCGCCCTGTTCCTGCTCTCCGGCCGCTACCTGGAGCGCCGCGCCCGCGAACGTACCGCTGCCGCCACCGCACAACTGGTCAACCTGCTGCCCGCCTCCTGCCTGCGCCTGGACAAGAACGGACAGAGCACCCGCGTGCTGCTCAGCGAGCTGAACGTCGGCGACCGCGTGCTGGTGCAGCCCGGCGCAGTGATTCCCGCCGACGGCCAGATCCTCGACGGCCAGTCCAGCGTCGACGAATCCCTGCTCACCGGCGAGTACCTGCCGCAACCGCGCCAGACCGGCGACAGCGTCACCGGCGGCACCCTGAACGTGGAAGGTCCGCTGACCGTGCAGATCAGCGCCCTGGGCAACGACAGCCGGCTCTCCGCCATTGTCCGCCTGCTGGAACGCGCCCAGTCGGACAAGCCGCGCCTGGCCGAACTCGCCGACAAGGCCGCGCAATGGTTCCTCATCGCGCTGCTGGTGCTGGCCGCAGTGGTCGGCCTGTTCTGGTGGCAACACGACGCCCCCCGTGCCTTCTGGGTGGTGCTGGCGATGCTGGTGGCGACCTGCCCCTGCGCCCTCTCCCTGGCTACGCCCACCGCGCTCACCGCCGCCACCGGTAGTCTGCACAAGCTCGGCCTGCTACTGACCCGCGGCCATGTGCTGGAAGGCCTGAACCACATCGACACAGTGATCTTCGACAAGACCGGCACCCTCACCGAAGGCCGCCTGACCCTGCGCGCCGTGCGCCCGCTGGGCGACCTCGACAGCGATACCTGCCTGGCCCTGGCGGCGGCGCTGGAGAACCGCTCCGAACACCCCATCGCCCGCGCCTTCGGCCGTGCGCCGCAGCCTGCCGAGAACGTCGAAAGCCATCCGGGCCTGGGTCTGGAAGGTCAGGTTGGCGAACGCCGCCTGCGCATTGGCGAACCGTCCTTCGTCTGCGCCCTGAGCCACAGCGCAGCGCCGGCGCACCCACAGGAGCCCGGCCAATGGTTGCTGCTCGGGGATGAGCGCAGCGCGCTGGCGTGGCTGGTGCTGGACGACCGCATCCGCGAAGACGCCTCCGCCCTCCTCGACGCCTGCCGCGCCCGTGGCTGGCGCACCCTGCTGCTCTCCGGCGACAGCTCGCCGATGGTCGGCCGGGTTGCCGCCGAACTGGGCATCGACGACTGCCGGGGCGGCCTGCGCCCCGACGACAAACTGGAAGTCCTGCGCCAGTTGCACCAGGAAGGCCGCCGCGTGCTGATGCTCGGCGACGGCGTGAACGACGTGCCGGTGCTGGCTGCCGCCGACATCAGCGTCGCCATGGGTTCCGCAACCGACCTGGCCAAGACCAGCGCCGACGCCGTGCTGCTGTCCAATCGATTGGAAAGCCTGGTGCAGGCCTTCAGCCTGGCGCGCCGCACCCGCCGGGTAATCATCGAGAACCTGGTCTGGGCAGGGTTGTACAATGGGCTCATGCTGCCCTTCGCCGCCCTCGGCTGGATCACGCCCGTGTGGGCGGCGGTGGGCATGTCGATCAGCTCGCTGACCGTGGTGCTCAATGCCCTGCGCCTGACCCGGCTGCCCAAGGCCGTCGACGCCCCCTCAGCGACCACCGCGCGCCCGGCCGTCCTGGAAACGAGCCCGGCGCTGCCACGGAGTTGA
- a CDS encoding FixH family protein, which produces MQSAMKTPVEPWYKHLWPWIIIGMLAISVFLSLMMVNIAVNNQDSLVSDNYYEAGKGINRSLDREHLAQQLKLQAKISFDELTGEVDLRLSGASHPDKLTLNLLSPTLEAQDKHLDLLPSPVEPGRYTGSLDAAVKGRRFVELLGQENGQAWRLFEEEKVAPGGSFVLGDEPLKGDEAERP; this is translated from the coding sequence ATGCAATCGGCCATGAAAACGCCCGTGGAACCCTGGTACAAGCACCTCTGGCCATGGATCATCATCGGCATGCTGGCCATCTCGGTGTTCCTCAGCCTGATGATGGTCAACATCGCGGTGAACAACCAGGACTCCCTGGTCAGCGACAACTACTACGAGGCCGGCAAGGGCATCAACCGCTCCCTGGACCGCGAGCACCTGGCGCAACAGCTCAAGCTGCAGGCGAAAATCAGCTTCGATGAACTGACCGGCGAAGTCGACCTGCGCCTTTCCGGCGCCAGCCACCCGGACAAGCTCACCCTGAACCTGCTCTCCCCCACCCTGGAAGCCCAGGACAAGCACCTCGACCTGCTGCCCAGCCCGGTCGAGCCCGGCCGCTACACCGGCAGCCTCGATGCCGCCGTCAAGGGCCGTCGCTTCGTCGAGCTGCTCGGCCAGGAAAACGGCCAGGCCTGGCGTCTGTTCGAAGAAGAGAAAGTCGCCCCCGGCGGTTCGTTCGTCCTTGGCGACGAGCCCCTCAAGGGAGACGAAGCCGAGCGCCCATGA
- the ccoG gene encoding cytochrome c oxidase accessory protein CcoG: MSKQIPVQDVTPPAKGKGESVDLYASREKIYTRAFTGFFRNLRMAGGAFLFLLYFGTVWLTWNGRQAVLWDLPERKFYIFGATFWPQDFILLSGLLIIAAFGLFFITVFAGRVWCGYTCPQSVWTWIFMWCEKVTEGDRNQRMKLDKANMSSNKLLRKAAKHSLWLLIGLVTGLTFVGYFASIRELLPDLVTGQADGWAYFWVGFFTLATYGNAGWLREQVCIYMCPYARFQSVMFDKDTLIVSYDPRRGESRGPRKKNIDYKAQGLGDCIDCTMCVQVCPTGIDIRDGLQIECIGCAACIDACDSIMDKMGYPRGLISYTTEHNLSGQKTHLVRPRLIGYAIALCLMIGLLITAVVIRPLVGFDVSKDRVLYRENAEGRIENVYSLKIMNKDQQDHTYVLGAKGLDGLILEGKKEISVAAGDIVSMPVELSIDPEKLPSTTNEISFTIQSVDDPSINKESSSRFIGPRVR, translated from the coding sequence ATGAGCAAACAGATTCCCGTCCAAGACGTCACTCCGCCCGCCAAGGGCAAGGGTGAGAGCGTCGACCTCTATGCCTCTCGGGAAAAAATCTACACCCGAGCCTTCACCGGATTCTTCCGAAATCTCCGAATGGCTGGAGGTGCCTTCCTCTTCCTCCTCTACTTCGGCACCGTCTGGTTGACCTGGAACGGTCGCCAGGCAGTCCTCTGGGACCTGCCCGAGCGCAAGTTCTACATCTTCGGCGCGACCTTCTGGCCTCAGGACTTCATCCTCCTCTCCGGCCTACTGATCATTGCGGCCTTCGGCCTGTTCTTCATCACGGTATTCGCCGGCCGCGTCTGGTGCGGCTACACGTGCCCGCAGAGCGTGTGGACCTGGATCTTCATGTGGTGCGAAAAAGTCACCGAGGGTGACCGCAACCAGCGCATGAAGCTCGACAAGGCCAACATGAGCAGCAACAAACTGCTGCGCAAGGCCGCCAAGCACAGCCTGTGGCTGCTGATCGGCCTGGTGACCGGCCTGACCTTCGTCGGTTACTTCGCCTCCATCCGCGAACTGCTGCCGGACCTGGTGACCGGCCAGGCCGACGGTTGGGCCTACTTCTGGGTCGGCTTCTTCACCCTCGCCACCTATGGCAATGCCGGCTGGCTGCGCGAGCAGGTATGCATCTACATGTGCCCTTACGCGCGCTTCCAGAGCGTGATGTTCGACAAGGACACCCTGATCGTCTCCTACGACCCGCGCCGCGGCGAGTCGCGCGGCCCGCGCAAGAAGAACATCGACTACAAGGCCCAGGGCCTGGGCGACTGCATCGATTGCACCATGTGCGTACAGGTCTGCCCCACCGGCATCGACATCCGTGACGGCCTGCAGATCGAGTGCATCGGCTGCGCCGCCTGTATCGACGCCTGCGACAGCATCATGGACAAGATGGGCTATCCGCGCGGACTGATCAGCTACACCACCGAGCACAACCTGTCCGGGCAGAAGACCCACCTGGTACGCCCGCGCCTGATCGGCTACGCCATCGCCCTGTGCCTGATGATCGGCCTGCTGATCACCGCCGTGGTCATTCGCCCGCTGGTGGGCTTCGACGTCAGCAAGGACCGCGTGCTCTACCGCGAGAACGCCGAAGGCCGGATCGAGAACGTGTACAGCCTGAAGATCATGAACAAGGATCAGCAGGACCACACCTACGTACTCGGCGCCAAGGGCCTGGACGGCCTGATCCTGGAAGGCAAGAAGGAAATCTCGGTGGCTGCCGGTGATATCGTCAGCATGCCTGTGGAACTCTCCATCGATCCGGAGAAGCTGCCCTCCACCACCAACGAGATCAGCTTCACCATCCAGTCGGTGGACGACCCGTCCATCAACAAGGAATCCTCCAGCCGCTTCATCGGCCCGCGCGTTCGTTGA
- the ccoP gene encoding cytochrome-c oxidase, cbb3-type subunit III produces the protein MTTFWSLYVTVLTLGTIFALAWLLFATRRGQRSEATDETVGHAFDGIEEYDNPLPKWWFMLFVATFVFALAYLALYPGLGNWKGLLPGYQDKNEFANGQAGWTGVHQWEKEMAKADEKYGPLYAKFGAMPIEDVAKDEQALKMGNRLFASNCSVCHGSDAKGAHGFPNLTDADWRWGGEPKDIVATIEGGRHAAMPAWGEVIGDAGVHDVAAFVTTKLDGRKAPEGVTDEQVANGQKIFQTNCVACHGPEGKGTAAMGAPNLTHPAAFIYGSSFAQLQQTIRYGRQGQMPAQLERLGKDQVHLLAAYVYSLSHGEGEKSAE, from the coding sequence ATGACAACCTTCTGGAGTCTGTACGTCACCGTACTTACCCTGGGCACCATCTTCGCCCTGGCGTGGCTGCTGTTCGCCACCCGCCGCGGCCAACGCAGCGAAGCCACCGACGAGACCGTCGGCCATGCCTTCGACGGCATCGAGGAGTATGACAACCCGCTGCCGAAGTGGTGGTTCATGCTGTTCGTCGCCACCTTCGTCTTCGCCCTCGCCTACCTCGCCCTGTACCCGGGCCTGGGTAACTGGAAAGGCCTGCTGCCGGGCTACCAGGACAAGAACGAGTTCGCCAACGGTCAGGCCGGCTGGACCGGCGTGCACCAGTGGGAAAAGGAAATGGCCAAGGCCGACGAGAAGTACGGCCCGCTGTACGCCAAGTTCGGCGCCATGCCGATCGAGGACGTGGCCAAGGACGAGCAGGCCCTGAAAATGGGTAACCGCCTGTTCGCTTCCAACTGCTCGGTCTGCCACGGCTCCGACGCCAAGGGCGCCCACGGCTTCCCGAACCTGACCGACGCCGACTGGCGCTGGGGCGGCGAGCCGAAGGACATCGTTGCCACCATCGAAGGCGGTCGCCACGCGGCCATGCCGGCCTGGGGCGAAGTCATCGGCGATGCCGGCGTTCACGACGTAGCTGCTTTCGTCACCACCAAGCTGGACGGCCGCAAGGCTCCCGAAGGCGTGACTGACGAGCAGGTCGCCAACGGTCAGAAGATCTTCCAGACCAACTGCGTGGCTTGCCACGGTCCGGAAGGCAAAGGCACCGCCGCCATGGGCGCGCCGAACCTGACCCACCCGGCCGCGTTCATCTACGGCTCGAGCTTCGCCCAGCTGCAGCAGACCATCCGCTACGGCCGCCAGGGCCAGATGCCGGCTCAGCTGGAGCGTCTGGGCAAGGACCAGGTGCACCTGCTGGCCGCCTACGTGTACAGCCTGTCCCATGGTGAAGGTGAGAAGAGCGCCGAATAA
- a CDS encoding cbb3-type cytochrome c oxidase subunit 3: MDIGTIRGIGTVVVMVAFIGVLLWAYSGKRKGRFDEDALLPFADDPVAKKHVEQEQASRSNKE; encoded by the coding sequence ATGGATATCGGGACGATTCGCGGCATCGGCACCGTAGTAGTGATGGTCGCCTTCATTGGCGTACTGCTCTGGGCCTACAGCGGCAAGCGCAAGGGACGCTTCGACGAAGATGCCCTGCTGCCCTTCGCGGACGACCCGGTCGCCAAAAAGCACGTCGAGCAAGAGCAAGCTTCTAGGAGCAACAAAGAATGA
- the ccoO gene encoding cytochrome-c oxidase, cbb3-type subunit II, which translates to MKHEAVEKNIGLLAFFMVIAVSVGGLTQIVPLFFQDVTNKPVEGMKPRTALELEGRDIYIREGCVGCHSQMVRPFRAETERYGHYSVAGESVWDHPFLWGSKRTGPDLARVGGRYSDDWHRAHLYNPRNVVPESKMPSYPWLVENKLDGKDTAKKMEVMRSMGVPYTDEDIAGARDAVKGKTEMDAVVAYLQGLGTIIKSKR; encoded by the coding sequence ATGAAGCACGAAGCAGTCGAGAAGAACATCGGCCTGCTGGCCTTCTTCATGGTCATCGCCGTGAGCGTTGGCGGTCTGACCCAGATCGTCCCGCTGTTCTTCCAGGACGTGACCAACAAGCCGGTGGAAGGCATGAAGCCGCGCACTGCACTTGAGCTCGAAGGCCGCGACATCTACATCCGCGAAGGTTGCGTAGGTTGCCACTCGCAGATGGTCCGTCCGTTCCGCGCCGAAACCGAGCGCTACGGCCACTACTCCGTCGCCGGCGAAAGCGTCTGGGACCACCCGTTCCTGTGGGGCTCCAAGCGTACCGGCCCGGACCTGGCCCGCGTCGGCGGCCGCTACTCGGACGACTGGCACCGCGCGCACCTGTACAACCCGCGCAACGTGGTGCCTGAGTCGAAGATGCCGTCCTACCCGTGGCTGGTCGAGAACAAGCTCGATGGCAAGGACACGGCGAAGAAGATGGAAGTCATGCGCTCCATGGGCGTGCCCTACACCGACGAAGACATCGCCGGTGCACGCGATGCCGTCAAGGGCAAGACCGAGATGGATGCTGTCGTCGCCTACCTGCAAGGCCTCGGCACCATCATCAAGAGCAAACGGTGA
- the ccoN gene encoding cytochrome-c oxidase, cbb3-type subunit I, protein MSTAISPTAYNYKVVRQFAIMTVVWGILGMGLGVYIASQLVWPQLNLDLPWTSFGRLRPLHTNLVIFAFGGCALFATSYYVVQRTCQTRLVSDSLAAFTFWGWQAVIVLAGITLPLGYTSSKEYAELEWPIDILLAVVWVTYAAVFFGTVMKRKTKHIYVGNWFYGAFILVTAMLHIVNSMEIPVSAFKSYSMYAGATDAMIQWWYGHNAVGFFLTTGFLGMMYYFVPKQAERPIYSYRLSIVHFWALITLYIWAGPHHLHYTALPDWAQSLGMAMSLILLAPSWGGMINGMMTLSGAWHKLRTDPILRFLVVSLAFYGMSTFEGPMMAIKTVNSLSHYTDWTIGHVHAGALGWVAMISIGSLYHLIPKVFGREQMHSVGLINAHFWLATIGTVLYIASMWVNGITQGLMWRAVNADGTLTYSFVEALQASHPGFMVRALGGAFFASGMLLMAYNTFRTVRGFKQADADAAAQIPAVGAH, encoded by the coding sequence ATGAGCACAGCAATCAGTCCGACTGCTTATAACTATAAGGTCGTCCGCCAGTTCGCCATCATGACGGTGGTCTGGGGGATACTTGGAATGGGGCTCGGTGTTTACATCGCCTCACAGTTGGTTTGGCCCCAACTGAACCTGGACCTCCCCTGGACCAGTTTCGGGCGCCTGCGTCCGCTGCACACCAACCTGGTGATCTTCGCCTTCGGCGGCTGTGCTCTGTTCGCCACCTCCTACTACGTCGTACAGCGCACCTGTCAGACCCGTCTGGTTTCTGACAGCCTCGCGGCCTTCACCTTCTGGGGTTGGCAAGCGGTGATCGTGCTGGCCGGCATCACCCTGCCGCTGGGCTACACCTCCTCCAAGGAATACGCCGAGCTGGAATGGCCGATCGACATCCTGCTGGCCGTCGTCTGGGTCACCTACGCCGCGGTGTTCTTCGGCACCGTAATGAAGCGCAAGACCAAGCACATCTATGTGGGCAACTGGTTCTACGGCGCGTTCATCCTGGTGACCGCCATGCTGCACATCGTGAACAGCATGGAAATCCCGGTATCCGCCTTCAAGTCCTACTCGATGTACGCCGGTGCCACCGACGCGATGATCCAGTGGTGGTACGGCCACAACGCCGTGGGCTTCTTCCTGACCACCGGCTTCCTCGGCATGATGTACTACTTCGTTCCGAAGCAGGCCGAGCGTCCGATCTACTCCTACCGCCTGTCCATCGTGCACTTCTGGGCGCTGATCACCCTGTACATCTGGGCCGGTCCGCACCACCTGCACTACACCGCGCTGCCGGACTGGGCGCAGTCTCTGGGTATGGCGATGTCCCTGATCCTGCTGGCACCGAGCTGGGGCGGCATGATCAACGGCATGATGACCCTCTCCGGCGCCTGGCATAAGCTGCGCACCGACCCGATCCTGCGCTTCCTGGTGGTTTCCCTGGCCTTCTACGGCATGTCCACCTTCGAAGGCCCGATGATGGCCATCAAGACCGTCAACTCCCTGTCGCACTACACCGACTGGACCATCGGCCACGTACACGCCGGCGCTCTGGGCTGGGTTGCGATGATCTCCATCGGCTCCCTGTACCACCTGATTCCGAAGGTCTTCGGCCGCGAGCAGATGCACAGCGTTGGCCTGATCAACGCCCACTTCTGGCTGGCCACCATCGGTACCGTGCTGTACATCGCCTCCATGTGGGTCAACGGCATCACCCAGGGTCTGATGTGGCGCGCGGTCAACGCCGACGGCACCCTCACCTACTCCTTCGTGGAAGCCCTGCAGGCCAGCCACCCGGGCTTCATGGTCCGTGCGCTGGGCGGCGCCTTCTTCGCCTCCGGCATGCTGCTGATGGCCTACAACACCTTCCGTACCGTTCGCGGTTTCAAGCAGGCTGACGCCGACGCCGCCGCTCAGATTCCCGCTGTAGGAGCTCACTGA
- the ccoP gene encoding cytochrome-c oxidase, cbb3-type subunit III, protein MTTFWSLYVTVLTVGSLIALLWLVFATRSGQSANTTDQTMGHAFDGIEEYDNPLPKWWFLLFVGTIVFAAGYLVLYPGLGNWKGVLPGYDGGWTQDKQWEREEALAKEKYGPIFAKYAAMPVEEVAKDPQALKMGERLFATYCSICHGSDAKGAVGFPNLTDEDWRWGGDAKSIETTILGGRHAAMPAWGDVLGDKGVQDVAAFVTAKLDGRKLPEGVTEEQVDNGGKVFATNCVACHGPEGKGNALMGAPNLTHPGAFIYGSSYAQLQQTIRHGRQGQMPAQEQYLGKDKVHILAAYIYNISGQAK, encoded by the coding sequence ATGACTACCTTCTGGAGTCTGTACGTCACCGTACTAACAGTCGGCTCGCTGATCGCCCTGCTGTGGCTGGTCTTCGCCACCCGCAGCGGCCAATCCGCGAACACCACCGACCAGACCATGGGCCACGCCTTCGACGGCATCGAGGAATACGACAACCCGCTGCCGAAATGGTGGTTCCTGCTGTTCGTCGGCACCATCGTGTTCGCCGCCGGCTACCTGGTGCTCTACCCGGGCCTGGGCAACTGGAAAGGCGTCCTGCCGGGCTACGACGGCGGCTGGACCCAAGACAAGCAATGGGAGCGTGAAGAAGCCCTGGCCAAGGAAAAATATGGCCCGATCTTCGCCAAATACGCTGCGATGCCCGTGGAAGAAGTCGCCAAGGACCCGCAAGCACTGAAGATGGGCGAGCGCCTGTTCGCTACCTACTGCTCCATCTGCCACGGCTCCGACGCAAAGGGTGCGGTCGGCTTCCCGAACCTGACCGACGAAGACTGGCGCTGGGGCGGCGACGCCAAGAGCATCGAGACCACCATCCTCGGCGGTCGTCACGCGGCCATGCCGGCCTGGGGTGACGTGCTGGGCGACAAAGGCGTGCAGGACGTAGCCGCCTTCGTTACCGCCAAACTGGACGGTCGCAAGCTGCCCGAAGGCGTGACCGAAGAGCAGGTCGACAACGGCGGCAAGGTATTCGCCACCAACTGCGTCGCCTGCCATGGCCCGGAAGGCAAGGGCAATGCACTGATGGGTGCCCCGAACCTGACCCACCCGGGCGCCTTCATCTACGGCTCCAGCTATGCGCAACTGCAGCAGACCATCCGCCACGGCCGCCAGGGCCAGATGCCAGCACAGGAGCAGTACCTGGGTAAGGACAAGGTGCATATCCTCGCGGCCTACATCTACAACATCTCAGGTCAAGCGAAGTAA
- a CDS encoding cbb3-type cytochrome c oxidase subunit 3: protein MDIGTIRGLGTVIVMVAFVGVLLWAYSGKRKQRFDDDALLPFADDPVAKRHAEQEQASRSNNA, encoded by the coding sequence ATGGATATCGGGACCATTCGCGGCCTCGGCACCGTCATCGTGATGGTCGCCTTCGTCGGCGTTCTGCTCTGGGCCTACAGCGGCAAGCGCAAGCAGCGTTTCGACGACGACGCGCTGCTGCCTTTCGCGGATGACCCGGTCGCCAAGCGGCACGCTGAGCAAGAGCAAGCTTCTAGGAGCAACAACGCATGA
- the ccoO gene encoding cytochrome-c oxidase, cbb3-type subunit II, translated as MKHEVLEKNVGLLALCMAVAVSIGGLTQIVPLFFQDVTNTPVEGMKPYTALQLEGRDVYIREGCVGCHSQMIRPFRAETERYGHYSVAGESVWDHPFLWGSKRTGPDLARVGGRYSDDWHRAHLYNPRNVVPESKMPAYPWLVENKLDGKDTAKKLEVMRVMGVPYTDDDIAGASDAVKGKTEMDAVVAYLQVLGTSIKNKR; from the coding sequence ATGAAACACGAAGTACTCGAGAAGAACGTCGGCCTGCTGGCACTGTGCATGGCGGTTGCCGTGAGCATCGGCGGCCTGACCCAGATCGTTCCGCTGTTCTTCCAGGACGTGACCAACACCCCGGTGGAAGGCATGAAGCCCTACACCGCCCTGCAACTGGAAGGCCGTGACGTGTACATCCGCGAAGGTTGCGTGGGCTGCCACTCGCAGATGATCCGCCCGTTCCGCGCCGAAACCGAGCGCTACGGCCACTACTCCGTTGCTGGCGAAAGCGTCTGGGACCACCCGTTCCTGTGGGGCTCCAAGCGTACCGGCCCGGACCTGGCCCGCGTCGGCGGCCGCTACTCGGACGACTGGCACCGCGCGCACCTGTACAACCCGCGCAACGTGGTACCGGAGTCGAAGATGCCCGCCTACCCCTGGCTGGTCGAGAACAAGCTCGATGGCAAGGACACAGCGAAGAAGCTGGAAGTGATGCGCGTCATGGGCGTGCCCTACACGGACGACGACATCGCCGGCGCCAGCGACGCCGTCAAAGGGAAGACCGAAATGGACGCGGTGGTCGCGTACCTGCAGGTCCTCGGCACCTCCATCAAGAACAAGCGGTGA